A single region of the Pseudothermotoga sp. genome encodes:
- the queF gene encoding preQ(1) synthase, which translates to MPKAEGRIFNFEGYEAIRTDFLETIEFDGKDEYIKIETDEFSAVCPFSGLPDIGRVIIEYYPDGGKIVELKSLKYYFVSFRNVGIYQEEVTKRIYEDLKKILKTNRLRVTVIYNIRGGIKTTTQMGDLGGYERGTIE; encoded by the coding sequence GTGCCGAAAGCTGAGGGAAGGATTTTCAACTTTGAAGGGTACGAAGCGATAAGAACTGATTTTTTGGAAACCATAGAATTTGATGGAAAAGACGAATACATCAAGATTGAAACTGATGAGTTCTCCGCCGTGTGTCCTTTCTCTGGTTTACCGGATATAGGAAGAGTCATCATAGAGTACTATCCAGACGGCGGTAAAATCGTCGAGCTCAAATCTCTCAAATACTACTTCGTTAGCTTCAGAAATGTTGGAATATATCAAGAAGAAGTCACCAAGAGGATATATGAGGATCTGAAAAAAATTCTTAAAACCAATAGGCTAAGGGTGACCGTGATATACAATATTCGTGGAGGTATCAAAACAACTACGCAAATGGGAGATCTGGGAGGGTACGAGCGTGGAACGATTGAATGA